In Exiguobacterium sibiricum 7-3, a genomic segment contains:
- a CDS encoding SDR family NAD(P)-dependent oxidoreductase — MRTIFITGASSGIGFATATRFAEEGWTVYAGTRELTPALEQAALPHLHFLEVDVTDLASLKQAVSVIEQEVGHLNALFCNAGQGLLRALGQATSYEINQLFDINVFGVMRTIECCLPLLKAAPNGSHLLATSSISGLVGQPMNEIYCASKFALEGLFESLATYYKPFFSIDVTLIEPAAVETNFTANVLDRLEQTGGLHDDDFKPIVESYLRTYRVRHAERQSPETIAELIFELVHADEKPLRVRTAPEDEAFVAHKTASDPSGLVGTIKTRQLTLNLD; from the coding sequence ATGCGTACGATTTTCATCACCGGTGCTTCGTCCGGAATCGGTTTCGCGACGGCGACACGTTTTGCTGAAGAAGGATGGACGGTGTATGCCGGTACACGTGAACTGACACCGGCACTCGAACAAGCCGCCTTACCGCATCTGCACTTTCTTGAAGTCGATGTAACTGATCTCGCGAGTCTAAAACAGGCCGTTTCCGTCATCGAGCAGGAAGTTGGTCACTTGAATGCTTTATTTTGTAATGCCGGTCAAGGATTGTTACGGGCGCTTGGACAAGCGACGAGTTATGAAATCAATCAATTGTTCGATATCAACGTGTTTGGTGTCATGCGGACCATTGAATGTTGTCTGCCGCTCCTGAAAGCCGCTCCGAATGGCAGTCATCTATTAGCCACCTCGAGCATCAGCGGACTCGTCGGTCAGCCGATGAACGAAATCTATTGTGCCAGCAAGTTTGCACTCGAAGGTTTGTTCGAAAGCCTCGCCACTTACTACAAACCGTTTTTCTCGATCGACGTCACATTAATCGAACCGGCTGCCGTCGAGACGAACTTCACAGCAAACGTCCTCGATCGTTTGGAGCAGACGGGTGGTCTTCATGACGATGATTTCAAACCGATCGTCGAAAGTTATTTACGGACGTACCGAGTCCGACACGCCGAGCGCCAGTCACCGGAAACGATTGCCGAGTTGATTTTTGAACTCGTCCATGCCGATGAAAAGCCGTTGCGCGTTCGGACGGCACCGGAAGATGAAGCTTTTGTTGCACATAAAACGGCGAGCGATCCGTCCGGTCTTGTCGGAACAATCAAAACCCGGCAACTGACACTAAATTTAGACTGA
- a CDS encoding glycosyltransferase produces MGTKRGGLVKAVIKRANTVAAAEPDRAVHLLTLGLQTQIDSTREEMIQLDLLNPHVQVTNLIHTLGQQKANEKQTKARLLKRLDRHFIVFDDVSRTENDSYRIFDNGVYVQYVRFDAMDRLVFIDYFSDTRHRLKREEYLENGQLFQIVHYSKTTNKPVSRQFLHGNGTCYLTLWHKMNSVDWSHLFYFGKNEQLQFNDPAAFYTFALNRLLAQYPAVLLTSEFRDRLPNLPKQNLDAVVLNVKHPNIRKVAFGHSNHFVSPFDETAAVSGVWNTLFKRIDEWSAVITATSRQADHMKQQFGHASLFHSIPHAFTNTVADELVVDPVNPNRFVVVSRIQIKKDVAETVRVMRRIVDHNPNAFLDFYGFGYNDQLEKDLLALIKELALTDHIHFKGFVADMREAYAGAVATLFTSQSEGFGMAILESMSYGIPVIAYDICYGPAEIIEDRVTGRLIPKRDTAKFAEAAIDLMMHPDARQLMGSRAAKALEPFSDQHYETRWVNLLETLDAQTD; encoded by the coding sequence TTGGGCACGAAACGCGGCGGGCTTGTCAAAGCCGTCATCAAACGAGCAAATACGGTCGCCGCTGCTGAACCAGACCGGGCTGTCCATCTTTTGACACTTGGTCTCCAGACTCAGATCGATAGTACCCGAGAAGAGATGATACAGCTTGACCTTCTGAATCCGCATGTCCAGGTCACGAACCTGATCCATACGTTAGGACAGCAGAAGGCAAACGAGAAGCAGACAAAAGCCCGACTCTTGAAACGGTTAGATCGGCACTTCATTGTCTTTGATGACGTAAGCCGGACGGAAAACGATTCCTACCGTATCTTTGACAATGGCGTCTACGTCCAATATGTCCGTTTTGATGCAATGGATCGGCTTGTTTTCATCGATTATTTTTCAGATACACGTCATCGACTAAAACGGGAAGAATATCTTGAAAACGGACAACTTTTCCAAATCGTTCATTATTCCAAGACGACGAACAAACCTGTCTCGCGCCAGTTTCTTCACGGCAACGGCACCTGTTATTTAACACTTTGGCACAAGATGAATTCCGTGGACTGGAGTCATCTGTTCTATTTCGGAAAAAACGAACAGCTCCAATTCAATGACCCGGCTGCTTTTTATACGTTTGCACTCAATCGCTTATTGGCACAGTATCCGGCTGTCCTGCTGACGTCCGAATTCCGGGACCGTCTGCCGAACTTACCGAAACAGAACCTGGATGCCGTCGTACTGAACGTCAAGCATCCAAACATTCGGAAAGTGGCATTTGGACACAGCAATCATTTTGTTTCGCCTTTTGATGAAACCGCAGCCGTCAGTGGTGTCTGGAATACTTTATTCAAACGGATTGATGAGTGGAGTGCTGTCATTACAGCGACATCCCGACAGGCCGACCATATGAAGCAACAGTTTGGTCACGCGTCCCTGTTCCATTCCATCCCGCATGCGTTTACGAACACAGTGGCGGATGAGCTTGTTGTTGATCCCGTCAATCCGAATCGATTCGTCGTCGTATCACGGATTCAGATCAAAAAGGATGTCGCAGAAACCGTTCGGGTGATGCGTCGGATCGTCGATCATAATCCGAATGCCTTCCTTGATTTCTATGGGTTCGGTTATAACGATCAACTCGAAAAAGATCTTTTGGCATTGATCAAGGAACTGGCTTTGACCGATCACATTCACTTCAAAGGATTCGTCGCTGATATGCGGGAAGCGTATGCTGGTGCCGTCGCAACGCTCTTCACCTCACAATCCGAAGGGTTCGGGATGGCGATTCTCGAAAGCATGAGCTACGGGATTCCGGTCATCGCTTACGATATTTGTTATGGTCCGGCAGAAATCATCGAGGACCGGGTGACAGGACGTCTCATTCCTAAACGAGATACGGCTAAGTTCGCCGAAGCCGCAATCGACTTGATGATGCATCCCGATGCCCGACAACTGATGGGATCACGTGCCGCTAAAGCACTTGAACCGTTCTCGGATCAACACTATGAAACGCGTTGGGTGAACTTGTTAGAGACACTTGATGCCCAGACCGACTGA
- a CDS encoding DeoR/GlpR family DNA-binding transcription regulator translates to MAQQDRLQQMREWIKTAPEISLDQLMEAYRISRDTARRDLIQLEREGKIIRVKNGLIRVGTNTTVQYDRRTEQPEKNRIAKRAVQYIQPQQKIILDAASTVARMAVHLPAQPLQVITNALAIVDQLEARPEIDLYVTGGKLDRHARSLVGIKTADDILNYQVDRVFLGACGLTEQGIFAENLEEAIVKKAMIRSGAEIIVLADHTKFEKRFLHKVCDLAQIDVLITDERPPEQWQAWLHEADVLLEIAEEE, encoded by the coding sequence ATGGCGCAACAGGATCGACTTCAACAAATGCGGGAATGGATCAAGACGGCACCTGAAATTTCACTCGATCAGTTGATGGAGGCGTACCGCATTTCGCGTGATACGGCCCGGCGTGATTTGATTCAACTGGAGCGGGAAGGAAAAATCATCCGGGTCAAAAACGGTTTGATCCGTGTTGGGACGAACACGACCGTTCAGTACGACCGGCGAACCGAACAGCCGGAAAAAAATCGGATTGCCAAACGTGCTGTTCAGTATATTCAACCGCAGCAAAAAATCATTCTTGATGCGGCTTCGACCGTCGCCCGGATGGCGGTTCATCTGCCGGCGCAACCGCTCCAGGTCATTACAAACGCACTGGCGATTGTCGACCAACTCGAAGCCCGTCCCGAAATCGATTTGTATGTGACCGGAGGGAAGTTGGACCGGCATGCGCGCAGTCTCGTCGGTATTAAAACGGCGGATGATATTTTGAACTATCAGGTCGACCGTGTGTTTCTTGGAGCATGTGGGCTGACGGAACAAGGGATATTCGCTGAAAACCTGGAAGAAGCAATCGTGAAAAAGGCAATGATCCGGAGTGGTGCGGAAATCATCGTACTGGCGGACCATACGAAGTTCGAGAAACGATTTCTGCACAAAGTCTGTGATCTTGCTCAGATCGATGTCCTGATTACGGATGAACGACCGCCTGAACAGTGGCAGGCCTGGTTGCACGAAGCGGATGTCTTACTGGAAATAGCAGAGGAGGAATAA
- a CDS encoding ArsR/SmtB family transcription factor, with protein MTHQVDLFKALSNEVRLDILRWLKDPETHFNKPAAHLSTNLAEKGGVCVGDIQEKANLSQSTVSQYLAMLQKVGLLESERHGKWTYYRRNEEKINELAEYLKGEL; from the coding sequence ATGACACATCAAGTAGATCTTTTCAAAGCGTTGTCGAACGAAGTCCGTCTCGACATCTTACGCTGGCTCAAGGATCCAGAGACTCATTTCAACAAACCGGCCGCTCACTTGTCAACGAATCTCGCTGAAAAAGGAGGCGTCTGCGTCGGAGATATCCAGGAGAAGGCAAATTTGTCCCAATCCACCGTATCCCAGTACCTGGCGATGTTACAAAAAGTCGGATTGCTCGAATCCGAACGTCACGGCAAGTGGACGTATTACCGTCGAAATGAAGAGAAGATCAACGAGTTGGCAGAGTATCTAAAAGGAGAACTTTAA
- a CDS encoding DMT family transporter, whose amino-acid sequence MNIALLGMTLLGGILLSAQSSINGAFGQKAGALESTFLTFFTGMLLLALAVLFFGQGDVLLILDAPRWQLSAVWFGVSYLFLTILAVPKIGVTAASIATVIGQLSAGMVLDHFGTFGGVEVAFDLKRFAGLLFMLAALFFIYRGNKRRVEAPASDSMAS is encoded by the coding sequence ATGAATATCGCATTACTCGGGATGACACTGCTCGGAGGGATTCTCCTCAGTGCCCAGTCTTCAATCAACGGTGCCTTCGGTCAAAAAGCCGGCGCACTCGAAAGTACGTTTTTAACTTTTTTCACAGGCATGCTCCTGCTCGCCCTCGCCGTCCTCTTTTTCGGACAAGGAGATGTTCTGCTGATTCTTGATGCTCCCCGGTGGCAGCTCAGTGCCGTCTGGTTTGGTGTCAGTTATCTCTTCCTGACCATCCTCGCTGTCCCGAAAATCGGGGTCACGGCAGCAAGTATCGCAACCGTCATCGGACAGTTGTCGGCCGGAATGGTACTGGATCACTTCGGGACATTCGGTGGCGTCGAGGTGGCATTTGATCTTAAACGTTTTGCCGGTCTTCTGTTCATGTTAGCCGCCTTGTTCTTCATTTACCGCGGCAACAAACGGCGTGTCGAGGCACCTGCCTCCGACTCGATGGCTTCTTGA
- a CDS encoding Gfo/Idh/MocA family oxidoreductase: protein MTTIQTTLVGFGFSAVTFHAPLIQALPEFTVRQVVSSQADKVATVFPEAQVIGTLEEALEDEQTELVIITTPTALHFEMAKQAVEAKKHVLLEKPAVVTLEEATELQRLATQYGVYVAVYQNRRYDGDFLTVEQLVEMNEIGDWQLFESRFDRYRPVVRDRWREKPGTGSGILFDLGSHLIDQALALFGEPDAVVGDVLFQRDGAETDDGFQITLHYGKRRVVLRSNSFIQGKTPRFELHATRGSYIKYGMDPQEARLASGQAVDASIGQEETTDFGYLKIADHPAERLATLPGNYLGFYKALATGLKTGNVPVDLTDALKTMQLIEAVRLSSETGRKIFRKEWDQ, encoded by the coding sequence ATGACGACGATTCAAACGACACTGGTCGGATTCGGATTTTCAGCTGTAACGTTTCATGCTCCATTGATTCAAGCATTACCCGAATTCACGGTCCGGCAAGTCGTATCAAGCCAGGCGGACAAAGTGGCGACCGTGTTCCCGGAAGCACAAGTGATCGGGACGCTCGAAGAGGCTTTGGAAGATGAACAGACAGAACTGGTCATCATCACGACTCCGACGGCTTTACATTTTGAGATGGCGAAACAAGCCGTCGAAGCAAAAAAACATGTTTTGCTCGAAAAACCGGCGGTCGTGACACTCGAAGAAGCAACGGAGCTACAGCGCCTCGCAACACAGTACGGCGTTTATGTCGCGGTTTATCAAAACCGCCGTTACGACGGCGATTTTCTGACGGTTGAACAGTTGGTCGAGATGAATGAAATCGGGGATTGGCAATTGTTCGAATCACGATTTGACCGGTATCGTCCGGTCGTCCGGGATCGTTGGCGGGAAAAGCCGGGAACGGGTTCGGGTATTTTGTTTGATCTCGGTTCCCACTTGATTGATCAGGCGCTTGCTTTATTCGGTGAACCAGATGCTGTGGTCGGAGATGTCTTATTCCAGCGTGACGGGGCGGAGACGGATGACGGATTCCAGATTACATTGCATTACGGAAAACGCCGGGTCGTCTTACGCTCGAATTCGTTTATTCAAGGAAAGACCCCGCGATTTGAACTGCATGCCACACGTGGCAGTTACATCAAATACGGAATGGATCCGCAGGAAGCACGCCTTGCGTCAGGACAAGCCGTCGATGCCTCAATTGGTCAAGAGGAAACCACCGACTTTGGATATCTGAAGATTGCCGATCATCCGGCCGAGCGATTGGCGACACTCCCGGGCAACTACCTTGGTTTTTACAAAGCGCTTGCTACAGGGCTGAAGACGGGTAACGTACCGGTTGATTTGACGGATGCTCTCAAGACGATGCAACTCATCGAGGCTGTTCGCTTGAGCAGTGAGACGGGACGCAAAATCTTCCGGAAGGAGTGGGATCAATGA
- a CDS encoding GGDEF domain-containing protein: protein MAHLFLYTAVYLIPTFIMFYMAIDIFLRNPKRSQHRLLSLFTFAYGMLFLGEFFRNAAPVSMSPAFVTYWFGNAGLLVFSTSLHFIFRVSNLWKKMPRFLYPGVFYVPMVIVLITYVFQTNVINSQQFERIGSFIYPEFNASYLITMTVGNVFHLLVIGLLFYARTQLRDARRGIIHVLLGVALLVLVWDVVFGYNSFYGVMPPYAYMYGGLFWAGALTIAMRRFDYLASYQKRFATLYNLNPSAILLLDRHGRIESANPAAYTLLKEQELLGHPFVDYLPEKKQRGWLEHYEVHFASQRKFNEYETKILTLEQQERYVVMDADFVFIEQEIHGMLLIRDIQSFKEAEQTIRFFAYHDPLTKIPNRRNFYERAGQAILEQDSVTIVVVDLDGFKGINDTYGHQIGDAFLIHLARLLKRTVEPLGFAARVGGDEFFLLLHNQTPEQLHQFATSLLQTFQDNPFTLAEELIEIRTSIGLSYSPDHGISLDTLIHHADQAMYHIKYNGKNGYRIHDTLDSVQRPSEGGSR from the coding sequence ATGGCACACTTATTTTTATACACGGCCGTCTACTTGATTCCGACGTTCATTATGTTTTATATGGCCATCGACATCTTTTTGCGAAACCCGAAACGCTCGCAGCATCGCTTGCTGAGTCTCTTCACTTTCGCCTACGGGATGCTGTTCCTCGGCGAATTTTTCCGTAATGCTGCTCCCGTCTCCATGAGTCCCGCTTTTGTGACGTACTGGTTCGGTAATGCCGGATTACTTGTCTTCAGTACATCGCTCCACTTCATCTTCCGTGTCTCGAATCTGTGGAAAAAGATGCCGCGCTTTCTTTACCCGGGCGTCTTTTATGTACCGATGGTCATTGTCCTGATTACGTATGTCTTTCAGACGAATGTCATCAACAGTCAGCAATTTGAACGGATCGGTTCCTTCATTTATCCGGAATTCAATGCATCGTACTTAATCACGATGACTGTGGGAAACGTTTTCCACCTTCTTGTAATCGGCTTACTGTTTTATGCCCGGACTCAATTGCGGGATGCACGGCGCGGCATCATCCATGTTCTGCTGGGTGTTGCACTCCTGGTTCTCGTTTGGGATGTTGTCTTCGGATACAACTCGTTTTACGGAGTGATGCCACCCTATGCCTATATGTACGGCGGGCTGTTTTGGGCGGGTGCTTTAACGATTGCCATGCGCCGGTTCGATTATCTTGCCTCTTACCAAAAGCGGTTTGCGACGCTTTACAACTTGAATCCTTCGGCGATTCTGTTGCTTGACCGTCACGGACGGATCGAGAGTGCAAATCCAGCTGCTTATACGCTGCTCAAGGAACAAGAATTACTAGGTCATCCCTTCGTCGACTATCTGCCGGAGAAAAAGCAACGGGGTTGGCTTGAGCATTATGAGGTCCATTTTGCTTCCCAGCGTAAATTCAATGAATACGAAACAAAAATTCTGACACTCGAGCAACAGGAACGCTATGTCGTCATGGACGCGGACTTTGTCTTCATCGAACAGGAGATCCACGGGATGTTGTTGATCCGGGATATCCAGTCATTCAAAGAAGCCGAGCAAACGATTCGCTTTTTCGCCTACCACGACCCGTTAACGAAAATCCCCAACCGGCGTAATTTTTACGAACGGGCCGGGCAAGCGATTCTCGAGCAAGACAGTGTCACGATTGTCGTCGTTGACCTCGACGGCTTTAAAGGTATCAATGATACGTACGGCCATCAAATTGGTGATGCCTTTTTGATTCACTTGGCTCGGTTACTGAAGCGGACCGTTGAACCGCTTGGCTTCGCTGCCCGCGTCGGCGGTGATGAATTCTTTTTACTGTTGCACAATCAAACACCGGAACAGTTGCACCAGTTCGCCACTTCCCTCTTACAGACCTTCCAGGATAATCCGTTTACGCTCGCGGAAGAGTTGATCGAGATTCGAACAAGTATCGGGCTGAGCTATTCACCCGATCACGGTATCAGTTTGGATACATTGATTCATCATGCTGATCAGGCCATGTATCATATCAAATACAATGGTAAAAACGGATACCGGATTCATGATACACTCGATTCGGTCCAACGACCGTCCGAAGGAGGCTCACGATGA
- a CDS encoding heme-degrading domain-containing protein yields the protein MKLTKLLAQEETLTLRQFTNHDALRAGQYVIDRALQDKLSVAIELKRNGQRLFYAALDGTAPDQEEWIRRKSNVVLRHGHSSLYMRLYNEAKQRAYHTMYAVNPADYADAGGSFPIRVTGVGVIGTITVSGLSQEADHQLAIDALAFLKK from the coding sequence ATGAAACTGACGAAATTGTTGGCGCAAGAAGAGACACTGACATTACGTCAGTTTACGAATCACGATGCCCTCCGTGCCGGACAGTATGTCATCGACCGGGCCTTACAGGATAAACTCAGCGTTGCCATCGAGCTGAAACGGAACGGGCAACGGTTGTTTTATGCAGCACTTGACGGGACGGCACCCGATCAGGAAGAATGGATACGGCGAAAATCGAACGTCGTCCTCCGGCACGGACACAGCTCACTCTACATGCGGTTGTATAATGAAGCGAAACAGCGTGCGTATCATACGATGTATGCTGTCAATCCGGCGGACTATGCGGATGCCGGCGGGTCATTCCCGATCCGCGTCACAGGGGTCGGTGTCATCGGAACGATTACCGTATCGGGTTTATCGCAGGAAGCCGATCATCAGCTGGCGATTGATGCATTAGCCTTTTTAAAAAAGTAA
- a CDS encoding DMT family transporter: protein MKFIYYLLALLAGIALSIEGAIYGELGNSIGKLESSFYNFFAGTIIIGIITLFFGKGSLGYTFKAPKWTLLGGLLGSIYLTILIISIPLVGVGLAMISVIIGQMIASMIIEHKGWLGSPRVAINKDKLIASGLMVIALFLIF, encoded by the coding sequence GTGAAATTCATTTATTACCTGTTGGCTCTACTTGCCGGAATCGCGCTCAGTATTGAAGGCGCCATCTACGGAGAACTTGGCAACAGCATCGGGAAACTCGAAAGCAGCTTTTATAATTTCTTTGCCGGTACAATCATCATCGGTATCATCACCCTCTTTTTCGGAAAGGGTTCGCTCGGCTATACATTCAAGGCACCGAAATGGACGTTGCTCGGCGGATTGCTCGGGAGCATCTATTTGACGATCCTGATCATCAGCATCCCGCTTGTCGGTGTCGGACTCGCCATGATCAGTGTCATCATCGGTCAGATGATCGCCAGCATGATCATTGAACATAAAGGCTGGCTCGGAAGTCCCCGCGTCGCCATCAACAAAGACAAATTAATCGCATCCGGCCTGATGGTCATTGCGCTATTTTTGATTTTCTAA
- the mgtE gene encoding magnesium transporter — MSQSEEQQWKLLLLEALVKERREDAQQVIEEVYPYDLANWYGELGATEQERLLRYLDHERLADVIEELELEQQLEVLRRLDVEHAGHVMDLMENDDLADILEELPKEEVDRLLSGMRQDEALIVRNLLTYPAETAGRLMTNRFIWVTDESTIGETIEKMRDYIEYSETINYVYVVNQLSQLVGVISYRDLILASNDERIADVMDRKVISVSSETDQEDVAKMFERYDLVSLPVVEGDVLVGLITVDDALDVLREEANEDIEKLSASGKSIDFDTKPWVAATRRLPWLILLLFIGLVSGSIISQFEETLSKVVALAFFMPMIAGMTGNTGTQSLAVVVRGLITREVDKKVVTRLILRELRVGLIIGVTCGILIAIIAYVWQGDPILGLVVGSSLIITLIFGTLAGTIIPLILHRLNIDPAIASGPLITTLNDILSLLVYFGIATAFISRLM; from the coding sequence ATGAGTCAGTCAGAGGAACAACAATGGAAGTTACTGTTACTTGAGGCATTGGTGAAAGAGCGGCGTGAAGATGCGCAGCAAGTGATTGAAGAAGTTTATCCATATGACTTAGCAAACTGGTATGGTGAGCTCGGTGCGACGGAGCAAGAACGGCTCCTCCGTTATCTTGATCATGAGCGTTTGGCGGACGTCATCGAGGAACTTGAACTTGAACAGCAACTCGAGGTGTTACGACGCCTTGATGTCGAGCATGCCGGTCACGTGATGGACTTGATGGAAAATGATGATTTGGCAGACATACTGGAAGAATTACCAAAAGAAGAAGTCGACCGCTTGTTATCCGGTATGCGTCAGGACGAAGCCTTGATTGTTCGAAACTTACTGACGTATCCGGCAGAGACGGCAGGCCGCTTGATGACGAACCGTTTCATCTGGGTGACGGATGAGTCGACGATTGGCGAGACGATCGAGAAGATGCGCGATTATATCGAATACTCGGAGACGATCAATTACGTCTATGTCGTCAATCAGCTGAGTCAGCTCGTCGGTGTCATCTCGTACCGTGATTTGATTCTTGCGAGTAACGACGAGCGGATTGCGGACGTCATGGACCGGAAAGTGATCAGCGTCTCGTCCGAGACCGATCAGGAGGATGTTGCGAAAATGTTTGAACGCTACGATTTAGTTTCGTTGCCGGTCGTCGAAGGGGACGTCCTCGTCGGATTGATTACGGTCGATGATGCCCTCGACGTCTTACGGGAAGAAGCCAACGAAGACATCGAGAAGTTATCCGCTTCCGGTAAGTCGATTGATTTTGATACAAAGCCCTGGGTGGCCGCGACCCGGCGTTTACCCTGGTTGATTTTGTTATTATTCATCGGACTGGTTTCAGGATCAATCATCAGCCAGTTTGAGGAAACCTTATCAAAAGTCGTCGCGTTGGCATTCTTCATGCCGATGATTGCCGGGATGACCGGAAATACAGGGACCCAGTCGCTGGCCGTCGTCGTTCGTGGTTTGATTACGCGTGAAGTCGACAAAAAAGTCGTCACCCGACTGATTCTCCGGGAGTTACGTGTCGGTCTGATCATCGGTGTGACATGTGGCATCTTGATTGCCATCATTGCCTATGTCTGGCAAGGGGACCCGATTCTTGGTCTCGTCGTCGGCAGTTCACTGATTATCACATTGATTTTCGGAACACTGGCCGGAACAATCATTCCACTGATTTTGCATCGTCTGAATATCGACCCGGCGATTGCATCCGGTCCGCTCATCACGACGCTGAACGATATCCTGTCGTTGCTCGTGTATTTCGGGATTGCGACAGCCTTTATCAGCCGTTTGATGTAA
- a CDS encoding potassium channel family protein: MISMLAIFSRLFKGLRHAFQLSYFRGLLILCLLTLLSGTIFYSTQENLTVVDALYFCITTLSTVGHPTFAPVTTLGKIFTMAYITIGCGLFLTLIATLAYVLIKEQED, encoded by the coding sequence ATGATTTCCATGCTTGCGATTTTTTCACGGTTATTCAAAGGATTACGCCATGCTTTCCAGTTATCTTATTTTCGCGGTCTATTGATACTTTGTCTGTTGACGTTACTGTCCGGAACGATTTTTTACAGCACCCAGGAAAATTTAACCGTCGTCGATGCTCTTTACTTCTGTATCACGACGTTGAGCACGGTCGGTCATCCGACGTTTGCTCCCGTCACGACACTCGGGAAAATCTTTACGATGGCCTACATCACAATCGGATGTGGTTTATTCCTTACGTTGATTGCCACACTGGCCTATGTCTTGATCAAGGAACAAGAAGACTGA